The window TGATTGCTTCTTTGGCTCCAGTACAGTGGCCTCTTTGGTTAAGTCCCAACAGTCCCTTATCCTTAGAGCAACCTGGGTTGATTACTCAATATGCAACACCGTTATTAATTGCCTCTGGTGCTTTGGGATGTATTATCGGTTCAACAATAACAATAAGAAAACCTTGGGCTCGATCGAGCAACCTGACCCTGCGCTTCTTTCAAGATTTATTGGCTTATGATTTCTACATCGACAAACTATATGAAATTACCGTGATTGCAGCAGTTTCTAATTTGGCCAAATTTGCCTCTTGGATCGATCGCTATGTAGTAGACGGAGCAGTTAACTTGGTTAGTCTGGCAACAATTTTTAGTAGTAATGCTCTAAAATACAATACTTCTGGACAATCTCAGTTTTATATCACCACGATGGTGATTGCCGTGGGATTACTTCTCTGGTCGACGATCAATGGTCAGTGGTCAATGGTGACGAGTTACTGGTCATCCATTATGTAGTAATTATGTAGTAATAGTTTTGATGCCCAATTTTAAACCGCTTTGAATCGATTTTAGTTAATTTTTTTTAGATAGCATCATGCTCAGTGCCTTAATTTTGATTCCTTTTGTGAGTGCAGCCATAATTGGTTTGATTTCTCACCAAGGAAATACTCCCCGCAATATTGCTATTGTTACCGCAGTTAGCGTTTTAGTCATTAACATAATTGTTGCTTTTCAGTTTGATTACCAACAGGAAAGCTTTCAGTTTGTCGAAGATATTCCCTGGATTGAATGGATTGGTTTGAACTATCACTTGGGAATTGATGGTCTTTCTTTTCCTTTGGTACTGCTCAATAGTTTCTTAACTCTGATTGCCATCTTTAGTACTAGTTCAACTATTCAAAGACCTAGACTATACTACGCTATGTTGCTACTGTTGAGTGGCGGGGCGGCAGGGGCGTTTTTGGCTCAAGATTTATTGCTGTTCTTTTTGTTCTATGAACTGGAAATTATACCTCTATACTTTTTGATTGCCATTTGGGGTGGTGCACAACGAGGTTACGCAGCAATGAAGTTTTTGCTTTATACTGCTGTGTCGGGAATTTTAGTCTTGGCTTCTTTCTTGGGTTTGGTCTGGTTGACCGAGGCAAGCAGCTTTGATTATCTACCGTTGCGATCGCATACTTTACCTCTAGCCACTCAACTACTGTTACTTGCACCATTGCTGGTAGGAATCTTCATCAAAATTCCGATTTTTCCTTTTCATACTTGGCTTCCTGATGCTCACGTCCAGGCATCTACTCCCATATCGGTGCTGCTGGCAGGAGTATTACTAAAGCTAGGTACTTATGCTCTGTTGCGTTTTGCGGTGGGACTGTTTCTCGAAGGCTGGTTATATCTTGCTCCTTGGTTGGCAATTTTAGCCAGTATTAGTGCTTTATATGGGGCATCTTGTGCGATCGCGCAGAAAGATATGAAAAAAGTAGTGGCATACTCGTCCATTGCTCACATGGCTTATATCCTTCTAGCTGCCACCGCTACTACTCGTCTTAGCATGACCGCAGCAGTATTCCAAATGGTCAGCCACGGTTTAATCTCAGCCTTTCTTTTCCTCCTGGTGGGCATGGTTTACAAAAAAACTGGTTCACGAGACGTAGATGTCTTACGAGGCTTACTTAATCCAGAAAGAGGACTGCCTGTTACTGGCGGATTAATGATCTTAGGCGTGATGGCAAGCTCTGGGCTACCTGGGATGGTCGGTTTTATCTCGGAATTTCTAGTATTTAGAGGCAGTTTTCCTATTTTCCCGATCCCAACTCTGCTTTGCCTTGTGGGAACAGGTCTAACAGCAGTTTACTTCTTATTAGTTATTAATAAAGTCTTTTTTGGTCGCTTGACAGAAGGACTGGCTCAACTACCTCCTGTGAAATGGAGTGAACACGCGCCTGCCTTTGTCTTGCTGCTGCTGATTATTACCTTTGGGATTAAGCCAGACTGGGTAACTCACATCTGCGAAGTACAGGCGATCGCTCTGTTAACAGGGAGCTAATTTTACATTTTTAAACGTTAAATCAATACGGTTTAGATAAAATCATGGTCGGCATTTCCGTTAAACGTTCCAAATCCCTTTTGATTGAAGAATATATTACCAGGCTAGAAAAAGGAGAAGCCTTGCTTGATAATTCTCCTCAAAATTTAATCGAAGTTATCGGTATTCTTAAAAGTTATGGCGTAGTTTTAGATGCTTACTCTACCAATCTTTGCTATACCGCTAATACCCAATTTTTAAAACTGTTTCCCGTGTTTAAGTATTTTAATGGCAAGGTAGATGCGGCTAGTGTAGCTAAGTTTGTTTGGCACGATCGCATTAATTACGAATATGCTGAATACTGCATGAAAGCAATGTTTTGGCATGGTGGCGGTGGTTTAGATGCCTATCTCAATACTCCAGAGTTTGCCCAGCAAACCGATAAGCTAATCAGGGAGTATCATAAGTACAACCCTTTGATGCTGACTTTACACAAGGCATTCAAAGATTTTCTACCCGAGCAAATGCGCCAAATGTGTTACTATAGCGCGCTGGGACAGTTTTGGCGGGTAATGAGCGATATGTTTCTGGAGCTATCTGATAGTTACGATCGCGGTGAGATTAAGTCTATTCCCGACGTGGTTAAGTTTATTCTTGATGCTCTAGTGGCAGATGCCATGCGTCCGATTACCTATACAGTAAAGTTGCGCGATCGTGAATTTGATATCCTGCCAAAGTCCGCAGGATTGACTTTCTTAGCTGATACCGCCGTACCTTATGTTGAAGCAATCTTTTTTAGAGGAACTCCTTTTCCAGGTACAGTATCTTATAATGCCCAAGCTTATGAGATTCCCTATGACCCAGGAATGTTTAACTACGGCGCACTCTATGCCGATCCTTTGCCTATTGGTGGCGCTGGTATTCCTCCGACACTTTTAATGCAGGATATGCGCCATTTTTTACCAGACTATCTTCGCCAACTCTATGAACAAAAAAGTATTCGTGGGTTAGGAGATATAAGAATACAAATTTGTGAGAGTTTTCAAAAATCAATGTTCTGCGTTACTACCGCAGCGGTAAAAGGATTAGCTCCTCATCCTCTTGATACAGACGATCCTGAACAAAAACTGGCTAACCGCAAATATTTAACAGGCTGGCTAAACCGAATTCTAGAATCTCAATTGATTAAAGTCAACAGCCAAACTAGAAATCAACTAACAGCAAAGCTCTCTTAATATTATTTATCTTGATTATTTCATTTGCTATTCGACAAATTTGCCACCACAGAGTGAGATAAT of the Coleofasciculaceae cyanobacterium genome contains:
- a CDS encoding NADH-quinone oxidoreductase subunit M, translating into MLSALILIPFVSAAIIGLISHQGNTPRNIAIVTAVSVLVINIIVAFQFDYQQESFQFVEDIPWIEWIGLNYHLGIDGLSFPLVLLNSFLTLIAIFSTSSTIQRPRLYYAMLLLLSGGAAGAFLAQDLLLFFLFYELEIIPLYFLIAIWGGAQRGYAAMKFLLYTAVSGILVLASFLGLVWLTEASSFDYLPLRSHTLPLATQLLLLAPLLVGIFIKIPIFPFHTWLPDAHVQASTPISVLLAGVLLKLGTYALLRFAVGLFLEGWLYLAPWLAILASISALYGASCAIAQKDMKKVVAYSSIAHMAYILLAATATTRLSMTAAVFQMVSHGLISAFLFLLVGMVYKKTGSRDVDVLRGLLNPERGLPVTGGLMILGVMASSGLPGMVGFISEFLVFRGSFPIFPIPTLLCLVGTGLTAVYFLLVINKVFFGRLTEGLAQLPPVKWSEHAPAFVLLLLIITFGIKPDWVTHICEVQAIALLTGS
- a CDS encoding CO2 hydration protein translates to MVGISVKRSKSLLIEEYITRLEKGEALLDNSPQNLIEVIGILKSYGVVLDAYSTNLCYTANTQFLKLFPVFKYFNGKVDAASVAKFVWHDRINYEYAEYCMKAMFWHGGGGLDAYLNTPEFAQQTDKLIREYHKYNPLMLTLHKAFKDFLPEQMRQMCYYSALGQFWRVMSDMFLELSDSYDRGEIKSIPDVVKFILDALVADAMRPITYTVKLRDREFDILPKSAGLTFLADTAVPYVEAIFFRGTPFPGTVSYNAQAYEIPYDPGMFNYGALYADPLPIGGAGIPPTLLMQDMRHFLPDYLRQLYEQKSIRGLGDIRIQICESFQKSMFCVTTAAVKGLAPHPLDTDDPEQKLANRKYLTGWLNRILESQLIKVNSQTRNQLTAKLS